In Longimicrobiaceae bacterium, the genomic stretch CTCCGTCCCCGAGCTGGTCCGCCAGATCCGCGACATCCTGGGGCTGAACAACACCTGGCGGGTGGCGCTGGTGGGGGCGGGGAAGATCGGCTCGGCGCTGATCTCCTACCGCGACTTCCAGCGCCGCGGCTTCCATATCCACGCCGTCTTCGACTCCGACCCGGCGAAGGTGGGCGCCGCGTGGGGCCAGCTCCGGGTCCGCCCCGACGCGGAGATGGACCGGGCGCTGGCCGAGGAGGGGATCGACATCGTGATCGTCGCCGTCCCCGCCGACGCCGCCCAGGGCGTGGTGGACCGGGTAGTGGCCGCCGGCGTGCGCGCCATCCTCAACTTCGCCCCCACCCGCCTGCGCGTCCCCGAGACCGTCTCCCTGCGCAACGTGGACATGACGGTGGAGCTGGAAAGCCTGGCCTATTCCATCTCCGATCGGCTGCGGTAAATCGGCTGCGGTAAATCGCGCGACTCTGCGTTGCTGCTCGTCGGGGCTCCCTGCGGCGTACATGAAGTACGCCTCAGTCGCCCCTCCTCGCGCGCCTTGATTCGCACGATTTCCCTTTGCCGATAGCCCCCTCGGGAGAACGGCAACTGCAATCGGCACGGCAACAGCAACGCAACAGAAACAGAAGACGGGCCCCGTGCTCCGGCGACGCC encodes the following:
- a CDS encoding redox-sensing transcriptional repressor Rex, whose product is MKKISESTVRRLSLYLRFLQEAADRGLDTISSDELARRGGVTSAQVRKDLSFFGSFGKRGLGYSVPELVRQIRDILGLNNTWRVALVGAGKIGSALISYRDFQRRGFHIHAVFDSDPAKVGAAWGQLRVRPDAEMDRALAEEGIDIVIVAVPADAAQGVVDRVVAAGVRAILNFAPTRLRVPETVSLRNVDMTVELESLAYSISDRLR